The DNA segment TCTCGGCCATGAAGGCCTGGTCCACGCGGATGGACTTGTAGTAGGTCTGGTGGTCAAGGCGGCCGGAGGCGTAGTTGTAGCCGGACGAGTTGCCCGCCGCGACGTTGTAGGGCATGTTGAGGCACCGCGCGATCTCGTTGAGGATTTCCTTCTTGAACTCGGCGTAAGTCGTGGCCGGCTGCATCGGCTCGACCTGCGACATCTTCCAGCCGCCCGGCATGGTCAGGAGCATGTTCCGCTCGAGCTCCACGAGGTCCATCGGCTCGACCTGCTCGGCCTCGCCGTTGGCCGGGGCGTCGGTGTAGAGGATGCCCGCGAAGTCGGCCGCCGCCTCGGCAGCGCCGAGCACGGCCAGCGTGAACCGCCGAAGCTGCGCAAAGAGCGGCAGCGCGGGTGTGATCTCGGGGATGCCCCGGTGTTGGCCCGGCCGGTCCTGGCGGAAGACGTGAATCATGTGCGCGGCGGGAACCGTGCGGAACTCGTCGCGGAAGCCCCACGCGCCGCTGCCCGGATGATTCTTCAGGACGTGGTAGGCCACCGGGTTGCCGAAGCCGTCCAAGACGATGCCGTCCACCTCGCGCCGGTCCAGCAGGTAAGCCTCTGGGCTGGTCACGTGGTCGGCCTCGATGAGTTGAAGGTCGAGTTTGACCGGGTGGTCGAGGACGGGATTGTTGACCAGGATGGCGAACGCCTCTCCGTCCTGCGCCCGGGCCATCCGCATGGTGCGGAGCTTCTCGGCCAGGGCAATCTCGCGGGCCCAGCGGTCGAACTCGTGTTCGATCTCATTGTTCGCCTCGTCGCTGTCGGTGAGCATCTGCAGCCGCGGCCCGGTGCCGATGGTGTCGTTGGCCAGCGTCAGCACGATGCCCCGCGCGTAGGAGTTGTTGGCCACCTCGTAGCGGGCGCGGTTGCGGAGCGTCCGCCGGACGGCCGCCGACGCCGCCGCGTCGGCCGAGAGGGCGTCGGCGTTGGCCCAGTGGCGGCGGTTGTCCTCGGTCGTCGCGGCCGAGTCGAACCGTCCACGCACCCGCCGAACGGGCACGGCCCGCAGGCGGCTCAGGGCAATCGGTCTCTTGGTCGCGACGGTGCTGCTCATCTGTTCCTCAAGCCTCTGGTCTCAAGCCTCCGGTCTGCCTTCAGGACGCCCCCGGCGGCACGAGCTTGGTCACGCGCAGCCCAAGACCCTTGGACTTCGCCGCCTCCTTGGAGGCCAGATACCGGTCCGCCTCGATCTGCTCGGTGAGGCTGTGCTGCTCCACGGAGCCTGAATCGCCCGCGGCCCGCTTCGGGCCAGCGGCGTTCTGGCGGATGGTGTTGTCGAGGTCCTCGGCCATGCCCTTTCCTCTGAAAGACAA comes from the Planctomycetota bacterium genome and includes:
- a CDS encoding phage portal protein, with amino-acid sequence MSSTVATKRPIALSRLRAVPVRRVRGRFDSAATTEDNRRHWANADALSADAAASAAVRRTLRNRARYEVANNSYARGIVLTLANDTIGTGPRLQMLTDSDEANNEIEHEFDRWAREIALAEKLRTMRMARAQDGEAFAILVNNPVLDHPVKLDLQLIEADHVTSPEAYLLDRREVDGIVLDGFGNPVAYHVLKNHPGSGAWGFRDEFRTVPAAHMIHVFRQDRPGQHRGIPEITPALPLFAQLRRFTLAVLGAAEAAADFAGILYTDAPANGEAEQVEPMDLVELERNMLLTMPGGWKMSQVEPMQPATTYAEFKKEILNEIARCLNMPYNVAAGNSSGYNYASGRLDHQTYYKSIRVDQAFMAE